The following are from one region of the Passer domesticus isolate bPasDom1 chromosome 13, bPasDom1.hap1, whole genome shotgun sequence genome:
- the SH3TC2 gene encoding SH3 domain and tetratricopeptide repeat-containing protein 2 isoform X4: MGCCLGTPWHPDLALGCTGEECESCWPPCPELLPPGDRLHRRGQWWRDTSTAPGTRPQDMAPGTQQQGMAAGTRPQDMAPGKAGLAEQSSPAPEAGHSPPEPSVVLLAPRDSFPPELSLSFSVESRSCRCRNARLQEAARKKLWALESDDRGVCALFKELSARLVCTQAHEDRFLLTFKTLEEVWKFSTYLTLGYVGTCLEQLLFAQEFWLDCALVEDTEIRVTVDEEHLATIYMDLLLQEGNFFCRAVPGVCKLEQEGEEGLQLCRNELIHVKSVGQDSKWEGMSLLTGQRGVVPGTALEPIPHPFYQWFLRNYSVSFGLSQEISGTSSRAIVRGRCIATKDHRGAAWDELSFSKGDPIEIIGFFIPGLPWFVGKSLSTRSIGFVPTQHVNPEACEPLGKGFVFLSEEEKSPVLHIPCNGDEQHFATLLGELAHTDITSVYRLAGFEPTAMFPQVPPEVALHGSTEMQVLQSWEEINDWATSSTSELSSPGSETAPATLEDVLLEKLDDLDYPKFFIDLNAGHMEDADVFDPILTFLNQDSFVPSFQSFYDLSFSFLHSTFYGFSDEDELVLYLETSRNWAKRTRSVWAHVRLCFLLGKLCIKKVKFSQARVYFEEAMSVLDRGFGDLPLLAALHGSLASIYLKQNMKHKFSSLLGKTVTLLVCLPGRSFSSENELELLTYILRESIAVGNAPLEARICFLIVKLFLQLGRTEEVLPFLEHLQCLSTTWLSPGTRAGPLDAAATLGYLYDKKCLPNIALASVRSFVPSSAKGTPTPIWRAGFILQNASKLLGGKQQLGRSSIPALACLYLRQALQFCCESRAVPMQRTLCAILSRTYLQHGLLDGAVPYAARAAALGRLLGEEEAFESSLSLAWLYLLQRRPGPAGPVLRQLRRWLRGAACETPRGALHNLLAVALGAQGRVQEAAENFLRALHKAKEAGSRRNQAVSLANLGQLSLSCGAAQLAELYLLWSVRLYAELQGHQELDTELAQVLLWLAQAMVDRQRMGDAKLCYELALGFALRWQNLRSQLHVTERLCHFYSSVCPDLRACITYHEHWASLARQLQDRELEASARQALSRLYQALGTPEALRQSLDCTKQSLRIFIDLEEVVKAAEAWLQAGKLYYLLQEDELVEMYFQAAIQTALKGDNFSLAMDLYEKAGDTFFNGSRSRARAVEFYRGGAVPLARKLKATQTELRLFNKLAELQISLQGYEKALEFATLAARLSLRVGDQLQELVAFHRLATAYDLLHMHEMAEDCYLKTLAMRPPVLQSSAEALYYCKVYWHLGNLALHKLKDEQDAASYFLLALAAATELGDQELQALLRAKLGAIPRAPGAPEGTPGCATARPRWLSEGGHVV; encoded by the exons gtaaggctgggctggcagagcagagcagccccgctcccgaGGCAGGACACAGCCCCCCGGAGCCCTCGGTGGTGCTGCTGGCTCCCAGGGACAGCTTTCCCCCAG AGCTCTCGCTCTCCTTCTCCGTGGAGAGCCGCTCCTGCCGCTGCCGCAACGCCCGGCTCCAGGAGGCTGCCAGGAAGAAGCTGTGGGCTCTGGAGAGCGATGACAGAGGTGTCTGTGCCCTGTTCAAG GAGCTGTCAGCCAGGCTGGTCTGCACGCAGGCACACGAGGATCGCTTCCTCCTCACCTTCAAAACCCTGGAGGAAGTCTGGAAGTTTTCCACCTATCTGACCTTAG GGTACGTGGGgacctgcctggagcagctgctctttgcccaggaGTTCTGGCTGGACTGTGCCCTGGtggaggacacagagatcaggGTCACCGTGGATGAGGAGCACCTGGCCACCATCTACATGGATCTGCTCCTCCAGGAAG GGAACTTTTTCTGCAGGGCAGTGCCTGGCGTCTGcaagctggagcaggagggagaggagggtctgcagctctgcaggaacgAGCTGATCCACGTGAAGAGTGTTGGACAGGATTCCAAATGGGAAGGGATGTCCCTGCTGACAGGGCAGCGAGGCGTGGTGCCCGGGACTGCTCTGGAGCCCATACCTCACCCCTTTTACCA GTGGTTCCTGAGGAATTATTCTGTGAGCTTTGGCCTCTCCCAGGAGATCAGCGGGACGAGCTCTCGGGCCATTG TCAGAGGCAGGTGCATCGCCACCAAGGACCACAGAGGAGCAGCGTGGGATGAGCTGAGCTTCTCCAAAGGAGATCCCATAGAAATCATTGGGTTCTTcatccctgggctgccctggtTTGTGGGCAAATCCCTCAGCACCAGGAGCATTGGCTTCGTTCCCACCCAACACGTAAATCCCGAGGCTTGCGAACCTCT GGGAAAGGGCTTTGTTTTTCTGAGCGAAGAGGAGAAGTCCCCGGTGCTGCACATCCCCTGCAATGGTGACGAGCAGCACTTTGCCACCCTCCTGGGGGAGCTGGCACACACTGACATCACCTCTGTGTACAGGCTGG CTGGGTTTGAACCCACAGCCATGTTCCCACAAGTGCCACCAG aGGTTGCTCTCCATGGCAGTACAGAAATGCAGGTGCTCCAGTCTTGGGAGGAGATCAATGACTGGGCAACCAGCAGCACCTCCGAGCTGTCCAGCCCAGGCAGTGAAACAGCCCCTGCCACACTGGAAGATgttctcctggagaagctggatgACTTGGATTATCCCAAATTCTTCATCGACCTCAACGCTGGCCACATGGAGGATGCTGATGTCTTTGACCCCATATTGACCTTCCTCAACCAAGACAGTTTCGTGCCCAGCTTCCAAAGCTTTTATGAtctcagcttttcctttctccactcCACTTTTTATGGTTTCTCTGATGAGGATGAACTGGTCCTGTACCTCGAGACTTCCCGGAACTGGGCCAAGAGGACTCGTTCCGTTTGGGCTCACGTCAGGCTCTGTTTCCTCTTGGGGAAGCTCTGCATCAAAAAGGTCAAGTTCTCCCAGGCCCGGGTGTACTTTGAGGAGGCCATGAGTGTCCTGGACAGGGGCTTTGGGGACCTGCCCCTGCTGGCAGCGCTGCACGGGAGCCTCGCCTCCATCTACCTGAAGCAGAACATGAAGCACAAGTTCTCCTCCCTGCTGGGGAAGACGGTGACCCTGCTGGTGTGCCTGCCTGGCCGCTCCTTCAGCTCGGAGAACGAGCTGGAGCTCCTCACCTACATCCTGAGGGAATCCATCGCCGTGGGCAACGCTCCGCTGGAGGCCCGCATCTGCTTCCTCATCGtcaagctcttcctgcagctgggcaggaccGAGGAGGTGCTGCCCTTTCTGGAGCACCTCCAGTGTCTCAGCACCACCTGGCTCAGCCCGGGCACCCGTGCTGGGCCCCTGGATGCCGCTGCCACCTTGGGCTACCTCTATGACAAGAAGTGCCTGCCGAACATCGCGCTGGCCTCCGTCAGGTCCTTCGTTCCCAGCAGCGCCAAGGGGACGCCGACCCCCATCTGGCGAGCTGGCTTCATCCTCCAAAATGCTTCCAAACTCCTGggggggaagcagcagctgggcaggagcagcatcccagccctggcttgCCTGTACCTCAGGCAAGCGCTGCAGTTCTGCTGCGAGAGCAGGGCCGTGCCCATGCAGCGGACGCTCTGCGCCATCCTGTCCAGGACGTACCTCCAGCACGGGCTGCTGGACGGGGCTGTCCCTTacgcagccagggctgcagccctgggcaggctgctgGGCGAGGAGGAGGCTTTTGAGTCCTCGCTGTCCCTGGCGTGGCTGTACCTCCTGCAgcggcggccgggcccggccgggcccgtCCTGCGGCAGCTGCGGCGCTGGCTGCGCGGCGCGGCCTGCGAGACGCCGCGCGGGGCCCTGCACAACCTGCTGGCCGTGGCCCTCGGCGCCCAGGGCCGCGTCCAGGAGGCCGCCGAGAACTTCCTGAGGGCCCTGCACAAGGCCAAGGAGGCGGGGAGCAGGAGGAACCAGGCCGTGTCCCTGGCCAACCTGGGCCAGCTGAGCCTGTCGTGCGGGGCCGCCCAGCTGGCCGAGCTGTACCTGCTGTGGTCGGTGCGGCTCTACGCCGAGCTCCAGGGCCACCAGGAGCTGGACACGGAGCTGGCacaggtgctgctgtggctggcacAGGCCATGGTGGACAGGCAGAGGATGGGAGATGCCAAGCTGTGCTATGAACTGGCGCTGGGGTTTGCCCTGAGGTGGCAGAACCTGAGGA GTCAGCTGCACGTCACGGAGCGTCTGTGCCATTTCTACAGCAGCGTGTGCCCCGACCTGCGAGCCTGCATCACCTACCACGAGCACTGGGCGTCCCTGGCACggcagctgcaggacagggagctggAGGCCAGTGCCAGGCAGGCCCTCAGCCGGCTCTACCAGGCTTTGGGCACCCCTGA GGCTTTGAGACAATCCCTGGACTGCACCAAGCAGAGCCTGAGGATCTTCATCGACCTCGAGGAGGTTGTGAAGGCAGCAGaggcctggctgcaggcaggaaaaCTCTACTATCTTCTGCAGGAGGATGAGCTGGTGGAAATGTACTTCCAG GCAGCCATCCAGACTGCTCTGAAAGGGGACAACTTCTCCTTGGCCATGGATCTCTATGAGAAAGCAGGTGACACCTTCTTCAACGGCAGCCGGAGCAGGGCCCGGGCAGTGGAGTTTTACAGG GGAGgagctgtgcccttggccaggAAACTCAAGGCCACCCAGACAGAGCTGCGGCTGTTCAAcaagctggcagagctgcagatcaGCCTGCAGGGCTACGAGAAGGCTCTGGAGTTTGCCACGCTGGCAGCCAGGCTCAGCCTCAGGGTCG gggatcagctgcaggagctggttgCCTTCCACCGCCTGGCCACAGCCTATGACCTGCTGCACATGCACGAGATGGCCGAGGATTGCTACCTGAAGACGCTGGCCATGCGTCCCCCcgtgctgcagagctcagcagaggcCCTGTACTACTGCAAGGTCTACTGGCACCTGGGCAACCTGGCCCTGCACAAGCTGAAG GATGAACAGGATGCAGCCTCCTACTTCCTGCTGGCCCTCGCCGCAGCCACCGAGCTGGGAGACCAGGAGCTGCAAGCCCTGCTCCGTGCCAAGCTGGGTGCCatccccagagccccaggggCACCTGAGGGCACTCCAGGCTGTGCCACCGCCCGGCCCCGGTGGCTGAGCGAAGGTGGCCACGTGGTGTGA
- the SH3TC2 gene encoding SH3 domain and tetratricopeptide repeat-containing protein 2 isoform X6 has product MLGGVLGCQSQLRSSSKATAGDSGGDWNDGEDELMELSARLVCTQAHEDRFLLTFKTLEEVWKFSTYLTLGYVGTCLEQLLFAQEFWLDCALVEDTEIRVTVDEEHLATIYMDLLLQEGNFFCRAVPGVCKLEQEGEEGLQLCRNELIHVKSVGQDSKWEGMSLLTGQRGVVPGTALEPIPHPFYQWFLRNYSVSFGLSQEISGTSSRAIVRGRCIATKDHRGAAWDELSFSKGDPIEIIGFFIPGLPWFVGKSLSTRSIGFVPTQHVNPEACEPLGKGFVFLSEEEKSPVLHIPCNGDEQHFATLLGELAHTDITSVYRLAGFEPTAMFPQVPPEVALHGSTEMQVLQSWEEINDWATSSTSELSSPGSETAPATLEDVLLEKLDDLDYPKFFIDLNAGHMEDADVFDPILTFLNQDSFVPSFQSFYDLSFSFLHSTFYGFSDEDELVLYLETSRNWAKRTRSVWAHVRLCFLLGKLCIKKVKFSQARVYFEEAMSVLDRGFGDLPLLAALHGSLASIYLKQNMKHKFSSLLGKTVTLLVCLPGRSFSSENELELLTYILRESIAVGNAPLEARICFLIVKLFLQLGRTEEVLPFLEHLQCLSTTWLSPGTRAGPLDAAATLGYLYDKKCLPNIALASVRSFVPSSAKGTPTPIWRAGFILQNASKLLGGKQQLGRSSIPALACLYLRQALQFCCESRAVPMQRTLCAILSRTYLQHGLLDGAVPYAARAAALGRLLGEEEAFESSLSLAWLYLLQRRPGPAGPVLRQLRRWLRGAACETPRGALHNLLAVALGAQGRVQEAAENFLRALHKAKEAGSRRNQAVSLANLGQLSLSCGAAQLAELYLLWSVRLYAELQGHQELDTELAQVLLWLAQAMVDRQRMGDAKLCYELALGFALRWQNLRSQLHVTERLCHFYSSVCPDLRACITYHEHWASLARQLQDRELEASARQALSRLYQALGTPEALRQSLDCTKQSLRIFIDLEEVVKAAEAWLQAGKLYYLLQEDELVEMYFQAAIQTALKGDNFSLAMDLYEKAGDTFFNGSRSRARAVEFYRGGAVPLARKLKATQTELRLFNKLAELQISLQGYEKALEFATLAARLSLRVGDQLQELVAFHRLATAYDLLHMHEMAEDCYLKTLAMRPPVLQSSAEALYYCKVYWHLGNLALHKLKDEQDAASYFLLALAAATELGDQELQALLRAKLGAIPRAPGAPEGTPGCATARPRWLSEGGHVV; this is encoded by the exons ATGCTGGGAGGTGTGCTGGGGTGCCAATCCCAGCTGAGGAGTTCCTCCAAGGCCACTGCAGGGGACTCTGGAGGGGACTGGAATGATGGGGAAGATGAACTGATG GAGCTGTCAGCCAGGCTGGTCTGCACGCAGGCACACGAGGATCGCTTCCTCCTCACCTTCAAAACCCTGGAGGAAGTCTGGAAGTTTTCCACCTATCTGACCTTAG GGTACGTGGGgacctgcctggagcagctgctctttgcccaggaGTTCTGGCTGGACTGTGCCCTGGtggaggacacagagatcaggGTCACCGTGGATGAGGAGCACCTGGCCACCATCTACATGGATCTGCTCCTCCAGGAAG GGAACTTTTTCTGCAGGGCAGTGCCTGGCGTCTGcaagctggagcaggagggagaggagggtctgcagctctgcaggaacgAGCTGATCCACGTGAAGAGTGTTGGACAGGATTCCAAATGGGAAGGGATGTCCCTGCTGACAGGGCAGCGAGGCGTGGTGCCCGGGACTGCTCTGGAGCCCATACCTCACCCCTTTTACCA GTGGTTCCTGAGGAATTATTCTGTGAGCTTTGGCCTCTCCCAGGAGATCAGCGGGACGAGCTCTCGGGCCATTG TCAGAGGCAGGTGCATCGCCACCAAGGACCACAGAGGAGCAGCGTGGGATGAGCTGAGCTTCTCCAAAGGAGATCCCATAGAAATCATTGGGTTCTTcatccctgggctgccctggtTTGTGGGCAAATCCCTCAGCACCAGGAGCATTGGCTTCGTTCCCACCCAACACGTAAATCCCGAGGCTTGCGAACCTCT GGGAAAGGGCTTTGTTTTTCTGAGCGAAGAGGAGAAGTCCCCGGTGCTGCACATCCCCTGCAATGGTGACGAGCAGCACTTTGCCACCCTCCTGGGGGAGCTGGCACACACTGACATCACCTCTGTGTACAGGCTGG CTGGGTTTGAACCCACAGCCATGTTCCCACAAGTGCCACCAG aGGTTGCTCTCCATGGCAGTACAGAAATGCAGGTGCTCCAGTCTTGGGAGGAGATCAATGACTGGGCAACCAGCAGCACCTCCGAGCTGTCCAGCCCAGGCAGTGAAACAGCCCCTGCCACACTGGAAGATgttctcctggagaagctggatgACTTGGATTATCCCAAATTCTTCATCGACCTCAACGCTGGCCACATGGAGGATGCTGATGTCTTTGACCCCATATTGACCTTCCTCAACCAAGACAGTTTCGTGCCCAGCTTCCAAAGCTTTTATGAtctcagcttttcctttctccactcCACTTTTTATGGTTTCTCTGATGAGGATGAACTGGTCCTGTACCTCGAGACTTCCCGGAACTGGGCCAAGAGGACTCGTTCCGTTTGGGCTCACGTCAGGCTCTGTTTCCTCTTGGGGAAGCTCTGCATCAAAAAGGTCAAGTTCTCCCAGGCCCGGGTGTACTTTGAGGAGGCCATGAGTGTCCTGGACAGGGGCTTTGGGGACCTGCCCCTGCTGGCAGCGCTGCACGGGAGCCTCGCCTCCATCTACCTGAAGCAGAACATGAAGCACAAGTTCTCCTCCCTGCTGGGGAAGACGGTGACCCTGCTGGTGTGCCTGCCTGGCCGCTCCTTCAGCTCGGAGAACGAGCTGGAGCTCCTCACCTACATCCTGAGGGAATCCATCGCCGTGGGCAACGCTCCGCTGGAGGCCCGCATCTGCTTCCTCATCGtcaagctcttcctgcagctgggcaggaccGAGGAGGTGCTGCCCTTTCTGGAGCACCTCCAGTGTCTCAGCACCACCTGGCTCAGCCCGGGCACCCGTGCTGGGCCCCTGGATGCCGCTGCCACCTTGGGCTACCTCTATGACAAGAAGTGCCTGCCGAACATCGCGCTGGCCTCCGTCAGGTCCTTCGTTCCCAGCAGCGCCAAGGGGACGCCGACCCCCATCTGGCGAGCTGGCTTCATCCTCCAAAATGCTTCCAAACTCCTGggggggaagcagcagctgggcaggagcagcatcccagccctggcttgCCTGTACCTCAGGCAAGCGCTGCAGTTCTGCTGCGAGAGCAGGGCCGTGCCCATGCAGCGGACGCTCTGCGCCATCCTGTCCAGGACGTACCTCCAGCACGGGCTGCTGGACGGGGCTGTCCCTTacgcagccagggctgcagccctgggcaggctgctgGGCGAGGAGGAGGCTTTTGAGTCCTCGCTGTCCCTGGCGTGGCTGTACCTCCTGCAgcggcggccgggcccggccgggcccgtCCTGCGGCAGCTGCGGCGCTGGCTGCGCGGCGCGGCCTGCGAGACGCCGCGCGGGGCCCTGCACAACCTGCTGGCCGTGGCCCTCGGCGCCCAGGGCCGCGTCCAGGAGGCCGCCGAGAACTTCCTGAGGGCCCTGCACAAGGCCAAGGAGGCGGGGAGCAGGAGGAACCAGGCCGTGTCCCTGGCCAACCTGGGCCAGCTGAGCCTGTCGTGCGGGGCCGCCCAGCTGGCCGAGCTGTACCTGCTGTGGTCGGTGCGGCTCTACGCCGAGCTCCAGGGCCACCAGGAGCTGGACACGGAGCTGGCacaggtgctgctgtggctggcacAGGCCATGGTGGACAGGCAGAGGATGGGAGATGCCAAGCTGTGCTATGAACTGGCGCTGGGGTTTGCCCTGAGGTGGCAGAACCTGAGGA GTCAGCTGCACGTCACGGAGCGTCTGTGCCATTTCTACAGCAGCGTGTGCCCCGACCTGCGAGCCTGCATCACCTACCACGAGCACTGGGCGTCCCTGGCACggcagctgcaggacagggagctggAGGCCAGTGCCAGGCAGGCCCTCAGCCGGCTCTACCAGGCTTTGGGCACCCCTGA GGCTTTGAGACAATCCCTGGACTGCACCAAGCAGAGCCTGAGGATCTTCATCGACCTCGAGGAGGTTGTGAAGGCAGCAGaggcctggctgcaggcaggaaaaCTCTACTATCTTCTGCAGGAGGATGAGCTGGTGGAAATGTACTTCCAG GCAGCCATCCAGACTGCTCTGAAAGGGGACAACTTCTCCTTGGCCATGGATCTCTATGAGAAAGCAGGTGACACCTTCTTCAACGGCAGCCGGAGCAGGGCCCGGGCAGTGGAGTTTTACAGG GGAGgagctgtgcccttggccaggAAACTCAAGGCCACCCAGACAGAGCTGCGGCTGTTCAAcaagctggcagagctgcagatcaGCCTGCAGGGCTACGAGAAGGCTCTGGAGTTTGCCACGCTGGCAGCCAGGCTCAGCCTCAGGGTCG gggatcagctgcaggagctggttgCCTTCCACCGCCTGGCCACAGCCTATGACCTGCTGCACATGCACGAGATGGCCGAGGATTGCTACCTGAAGACGCTGGCCATGCGTCCCCCcgtgctgcagagctcagcagaggcCCTGTACTACTGCAAGGTCTACTGGCACCTGGGCAACCTGGCCCTGCACAAGCTGAAG GATGAACAGGATGCAGCCTCCTACTTCCTGCTGGCCCTCGCCGCAGCCACCGAGCTGGGAGACCAGGAGCTGCAAGCCCTGCTCCGTGCCAAGCTGGGTGCCatccccagagccccaggggCACCTGAGGGCACTCCAGGCTGTGCCACCGCCCGGCCCCGGTGGCTGAGCGAAGGTGGCCACGTGGTGTGA